From a region of the Polyangium spumosum genome:
- a CDS encoding ABC transporter substrate-binding protein — protein sequence MIRLSSWVSAAGLALLGIVSLGCQSEKKPEGAAPTGSAAPAQKPADPAEKWKGQTLNLLTWEGYADPKFTKGFEEKYKVTVKYTYFGTSDELVAKLKSSPGVYDVISPSSDVATTLVQGGLVDPIDTTKIASYGELAEALRNRDDVKKDGKVYGVPFTWGPDFLIYDANVVKEEPKSWKVFNDPQYKGKVSLWDDVSNIYLVGQMMGLDKTDQAALYNMTDEQLAEAKKQLVALKPQVRKYWATAGELKDLFKNKEIALAVGWPLTVKDVNAEGGNLKAVIPEEGATGWIDRLMITSSSKNKDLALAYLDYVTTPKAQALVFEATGGYCVANAKAKEHMSDDLKKSPCVTEADNYFKRLNFWQQVKDRKKYNELWNEVKSAK from the coding sequence ATGATTCGATTGTCTTCGTGGGTATCGGCGGCGGGCCTCGCCCTGCTCGGGATCGTGTCGCTCGGCTGCCAGAGCGAAAAGAAGCCGGAGGGCGCGGCTCCGACCGGCAGCGCGGCGCCCGCGCAGAAGCCGGCCGACCCGGCCGAGAAGTGGAAGGGTCAGACCCTGAACCTGCTCACGTGGGAGGGGTATGCCGATCCCAAGTTCACGAAGGGGTTCGAGGAGAAGTACAAGGTCACCGTCAAGTACACGTATTTCGGCACGAGCGACGAGCTCGTGGCGAAGCTCAAGTCGAGCCCGGGCGTGTACGACGTCATCTCGCCCTCCTCGGACGTCGCGACGACCCTCGTGCAGGGCGGCCTCGTCGATCCGATCGACACCACGAAGATCGCGAGCTACGGCGAGCTCGCCGAGGCGCTCCGGAACCGCGACGACGTCAAGAAGGACGGCAAGGTCTACGGCGTGCCTTTCACGTGGGGCCCCGATTTCCTCATTTACGACGCGAACGTCGTGAAGGAGGAGCCGAAGAGCTGGAAGGTCTTCAACGACCCGCAATACAAGGGCAAGGTCAGCCTCTGGGACGACGTCTCCAACATCTACCTCGTCGGCCAGATGATGGGGCTCGACAAGACGGATCAGGCGGCGCTCTACAACATGACGGACGAGCAGCTCGCCGAGGCGAAGAAGCAGCTCGTCGCGCTCAAGCCCCAGGTCCGCAAGTACTGGGCGACCGCGGGTGAGCTCAAGGATCTCTTCAAGAACAAGGAGATCGCCCTGGCCGTCGGCTGGCCGCTCACGGTCAAGGACGTCAACGCGGAGGGCGGCAACCTCAAGGCCGTGATCCCCGAGGAGGGCGCGACGGGCTGGATCGATCGGCTCATGATCACCTCCTCCTCGAAGAACAAGGACCTCGCGCTCGCGTACCTCGATTACGTCACCACGCCGAAGGCCCAGGCGCTCGTCTTCGAGGCGACGGGCGGGTATTGCGTGGCGAACGCGAAGGCCAAGGAGCACATGTCCGACGACCTCAAGAAGAGCCCCTGCGTGACCGAGGCGGACAACTACTTCAAGCGCCTCAATTTCTGGCAGCAGGTCAAGGACCGCAAGAAGTACAACGAGCTCTGGAACGAGGTGAAGAGCGCGAAGTAG
- a CDS encoding aldehyde dehydrogenase family protein codes for MSRHLLFIDGAWRESTRTHTIKSPYSGRIVAVAEEADDALMERALAAAKAAQTRFRKTSRYLRSCLLAAMARRIDEDRAKFVASIVDEAGKPAALADAEVSRAITTFTVAAEETKRYGGEVFPIDIDAAGRAYEPGTSLFVPRGPVLAITPFNFPLNLVAHKVAPALAIGAPVLVKPAPQAPGAVRLLAEVFEAAANEVSESRETIPLGALQTITAPNEVTGRAIRDPRVAIVSFTGSASVGWTIQSMARGKRVVLELGGNAAVIVHGGADLVRAASRVAYGAFAYAGQVCISVQNVWVEESVEEAFRGFLLDEVSRIKTGDPRAEGVLVGPVIDGKAADRITTWIDEAQKSGVAVLCGGKREGNVLPPTVLDKPGEALAIVREEVFGPVLNLLTYRDVGEAIEAVNRSKYGLQAGVFTDSLRVARRAAEDLEVGGVMINEVPTYRADHMPYGGVKESGLGREGVRYAMEEYSERKTVISYRG; via the coding sequence ATGAGTCGACACCTGCTCTTCATTGACGGCGCGTGGCGGGAGTCGACCCGGACGCATACCATCAAATCGCCCTACAGCGGCCGCATCGTCGCCGTCGCCGAGGAGGCCGACGACGCGCTCATGGAGCGCGCGCTCGCCGCGGCGAAGGCGGCGCAGACGCGCTTCCGCAAGACGAGCCGGTACCTCCGTAGCTGCTTGCTCGCCGCGATGGCGCGGCGGATCGATGAGGACCGGGCGAAGTTCGTGGCGTCGATCGTCGACGAGGCCGGCAAGCCCGCGGCGCTCGCGGACGCCGAGGTCTCCCGCGCGATCACGACCTTCACCGTCGCCGCCGAGGAGACGAAGCGGTATGGCGGCGAGGTCTTCCCGATCGACATCGACGCGGCCGGCCGCGCGTACGAGCCTGGCACGAGCCTCTTCGTCCCGCGTGGGCCCGTCCTCGCGATCACGCCCTTCAACTTCCCGTTGAACCTCGTCGCGCACAAGGTCGCGCCTGCGCTCGCGATTGGCGCGCCCGTGCTCGTCAAGCCTGCGCCGCAGGCGCCGGGCGCGGTGCGCCTGCTCGCCGAGGTCTTCGAGGCGGCGGCGAACGAGGTCTCGGAGAGCCGCGAGACCATCCCGCTCGGCGCGCTCCAGACGATCACCGCGCCGAACGAGGTCACGGGGCGGGCGATCCGTGATCCACGTGTCGCGATCGTCAGCTTCACGGGCAGCGCCTCCGTCGGCTGGACGATCCAAAGCATGGCGCGTGGCAAGCGCGTCGTGCTCGAGCTCGGCGGCAATGCGGCCGTCATCGTGCACGGCGGTGCCGACCTCGTCCGCGCGGCCTCGCGCGTGGCGTATGGCGCCTTCGCGTACGCGGGGCAGGTCTGCATTTCCGTGCAAAACGTCTGGGTCGAGGAGAGCGTCGAGGAGGCGTTCCGCGGCTTTCTGCTGGACGAGGTCTCGCGCATCAAGACGGGGGATCCGCGCGCCGAGGGCGTGCTCGTGGGCCCGGTGATCGACGGCAAGGCGGCCGATCGCATCACGACGTGGATCGACGAGGCCCAGAAATCGGGCGTGGCCGTGCTTTGTGGCGGCAAGCGCGAGGGCAACGTCCTTCCGCCGACGGTCCTCGACAAACCGGGCGAGGCGCTCGCGATCGTGCGCGAGGAGGTCTTCGGCCCCGTGCTCAACCTGCTCACGTATCGCGACGTGGGGGAGGCCATCGAGGCGGTGAACCGCTCGAAGTATGGCCTCCAGGCGGGCGTCTTCACCGACAGCCTGCGCGTCGCGCGTCGCGCTGCCGAGGATCTCGAGGTCGGCGGCGTCATGATCAACGAGGTCCCCACCTATCGCGCCGATCACATGCCTTATGGCGGCGTGAAGGAGTCCGGTCTCGGCCGTGAGGGCGTCCGCTACGCGATGGAAGAGTACAGCGAGCGGAAGACCGTTATTTCGTATCGGGGTTGA
- the gabT gene encoding 4-aminobutyrate--2-oxoglutarate transaminase, with product MRIELKTEIPGPRSRALMEQRRAAVARGPFHGTPIFVAKAHGAVIEDVDGNKLLDFASGIAVTNLGHTPADVVRAVQTQAELFLHTSFNVVPYEGYVALCERLCRVTPGAFAKKAFLANSGAEAVENAIKIARAHTKRQAVVVFDHAFHGRTYLAMSMTSKVGYRQGFAPFCPEVYRTPFPYTYRSPEPDASAWAMRELRELVLHHVGANNVAAVVIELVLGEGGFVDAPAAFVQELAGFCKEHGIVLVVDEIQTGFGRTGALFACEHYGIEPDLVTLAKGLGSGLPISAVVGRAEIMDAPVEGGIGGTFGGNPLACAAALAVLDRFEEGGGAILARIRAVGERIGARLAAWKERFPVVGDVRGIGPMRCIELVRDRETREPDKAAAGALAKYCYQHGLVVLGAGTYGNVIRLAPPLTLEDDELDEGLAVLEAGLVELGFGAQGAERRPGAPIVDGRNT from the coding sequence ATGCGGATCGAATTGAAGACCGAGATCCCGGGGCCTCGGAGCCGGGCGCTCATGGAGCAGCGCCGCGCGGCGGTCGCCCGGGGGCCGTTCCACGGCACGCCCATCTTCGTCGCGAAGGCGCACGGCGCCGTGATCGAGGACGTCGACGGCAACAAGCTGCTCGATTTCGCCTCCGGCATCGCCGTCACGAACCTCGGCCACACGCCGGCCGACGTCGTCCGGGCCGTGCAAACGCAGGCCGAGCTGTTCTTGCATACGAGCTTCAACGTCGTCCCTTACGAGGGCTACGTCGCGCTCTGCGAGCGCCTCTGCCGCGTCACGCCGGGCGCCTTCGCGAAGAAGGCGTTCCTCGCGAACAGCGGCGCCGAGGCCGTCGAGAACGCCATCAAGATCGCCCGCGCGCACACGAAGCGGCAGGCCGTCGTCGTCTTCGACCACGCCTTCCACGGCCGCACGTACCTCGCGATGAGCATGACCAGCAAGGTCGGCTATCGGCAGGGCTTCGCCCCGTTTTGCCCCGAGGTCTACCGCACGCCGTTCCCGTACACGTACCGCTCGCCCGAGCCCGACGCCTCCGCGTGGGCCATGCGCGAGCTGCGTGAGCTCGTCCTGCACCACGTCGGCGCGAACAACGTCGCCGCCGTGGTGATCGAGCTCGTGCTCGGCGAGGGCGGCTTCGTCGACGCGCCCGCGGCGTTCGTGCAGGAGCTCGCGGGCTTCTGCAAGGAGCACGGCATCGTCCTCGTCGTCGACGAGATCCAGACGGGCTTCGGCCGCACCGGCGCGCTCTTCGCGTGTGAGCACTACGGCATCGAGCCCGACCTCGTCACGCTCGCGAAGGGGCTCGGCTCGGGTCTGCCCATCTCCGCGGTCGTCGGGCGCGCCGAGATCATGGATGCGCCCGTCGAGGGCGGGATCGGCGGCACCTTCGGCGGAAACCCCCTCGCCTGCGCGGCGGCGCTCGCCGTGCTCGACCGCTTCGAGGAAGGCGGCGGCGCGATCCTCGCGCGGATCCGCGCCGTGGGCGAGCGCATCGGCGCGCGCCTCGCGGCCTGGAAAGAGCGCTTCCCGGTCGTCGGCGACGTGCGCGGCATCGGCCCCATGCGGTGCATCGAGCTCGTGCGGGACAGGGAAACACGCGAGCCCGACAAGGCCGCGGCCGGGGCGCTCGCGAAGTACTGTTATCAGCACGGCCTGGTCGTCCTCGGCGCCGGGACCTACGGCAACGTCATTCGCCTGGCCCCGCCGCTCACCCTGGAAGACGACGAGCTCGACGAGGGGCTCGCGGTCCTGGAAGCGGGGCTCGTGGAACTCGGGTTCGGGGCGCAGGGCGCCGAGAGGCGACCCGGAGCCCCGATTGTTGACGGGAGGAACACATGA
- a CDS encoding aldehyde dehydrogenase family protein: MKRYQMLIGGNWVDSLSGQTRELRDPANGELVATVPEAGRDDARRAIDAAREAFDRGPWRKTTALDRAKLLFKLADAVNKEADALARLEVQSCGKPLAEAQFDVADAANCFEFYGGLATKIAGETMNVPANSVSFVVREPLGVCGQIIPWNYPLLMAAWKLAPALAAGNTCVLKPSELTPLTALELGRIMSEVGFPPGVVNILTGPGAGAGEELAESARVDKVAFTGGTVTGRKILQASAGNLKKVTLELGGKNPNIVFADADFEAAVDGALFGAFANQGEVCSAGSRLLVERSLHDKLVAAMVEKIPRVKVGHGLDPATKMGPLVSAAHRDKVESYIRIGLEEGARLVCGGKRPSDPAFANGHFLEPTIFVDVKPTMRIAREEIFGPVLTVTPFDTEEEAIALANDTEYGLAAAVWTKSLTRAHRVIRELRAGITWVNTYHPTFNEMPWGGYKQSGTGRELGLYGIEAYLETKQVNINLDEAPLGWY, translated from the coding sequence ATGAAACGCTATCAGATGCTCATCGGTGGGAATTGGGTGGACAGCCTGTCCGGGCAGACGCGTGAGCTTCGCGACCCGGCCAATGGTGAGCTCGTCGCCACCGTCCCCGAGGCCGGCCGCGACGACGCGCGCCGCGCCATCGACGCCGCTCGCGAGGCCTTCGATCGTGGGCCCTGGCGCAAGACCACCGCCCTCGATCGGGCCAAGCTCCTCTTCAAGCTCGCCGACGCCGTCAACAAGGAGGCCGACGCCCTCGCGCGCCTCGAGGTCCAGAGCTGCGGCAAGCCCCTCGCCGAGGCCCAGTTCGACGTCGCCGACGCCGCCAACTGCTTCGAGTTCTACGGCGGGCTCGCCACCAAGATCGCCGGCGAGACCATGAACGTCCCCGCCAACAGCGTCAGCTTCGTCGTCCGTGAGCCCCTCGGCGTCTGCGGCCAGATCATCCCCTGGAACTACCCGCTCCTCATGGCCGCCTGGAAGCTCGCCCCCGCCCTCGCCGCGGGCAACACGTGCGTGCTCAAGCCCTCCGAGCTCACGCCCCTCACCGCCCTCGAGCTTGGCCGCATCATGAGCGAGGTCGGCTTTCCGCCCGGCGTCGTCAACATCCTCACGGGCCCCGGCGCCGGCGCGGGCGAGGAGCTCGCCGAGAGCGCGCGCGTCGACAAGGTCGCCTTCACCGGCGGCACCGTCACGGGGCGCAAGATCCTCCAGGCCTCCGCGGGCAACCTCAAGAAGGTCACGCTCGAGCTCGGCGGCAAGAACCCGAACATCGTCTTCGCCGACGCCGATTTCGAGGCCGCCGTCGACGGCGCCCTCTTCGGCGCCTTCGCCAACCAGGGCGAGGTCTGCTCCGCCGGATCACGCTTGCTCGTCGAGCGCTCGCTGCACGACAAACTCGTCGCCGCGATGGTCGAGAAGATCCCGCGCGTGAAGGTCGGCCATGGCCTCGATCCCGCGACGAAGATGGGCCCGCTCGTCTCGGCGGCGCACCGCGACAAGGTCGAGTCGTACATCCGCATCGGCCTCGAGGAGGGCGCGCGGCTCGTCTGCGGCGGCAAGAGGCCCTCGGATCCGGCCTTCGCGAACGGGCACTTCCTCGAGCCCACGATCTTCGTCGACGTCAAGCCCACCATGCGCATCGCGCGCGAGGAGATCTTCGGGCCCGTGCTCACGGTGACGCCGTTCGACACCGAGGAGGAGGCCATCGCGCTCGCGAACGACACCGAGTACGGCCTCGCCGCCGCGGTCTGGACGAAGAGCCTCACGCGCGCGCACCGCGTGATCCGCGAGCTGCGCGCCGGCATCACCTGGGTGAACACCTATCACCCGACGTTCAACGAGATGCCCTGGGGCGGCTACAAGCAGAGCGGCACCGGGCGCGAGCTCGGGCTCTACGGGATCGAGGCGTATCTCGAGACCAAGCAGGTCAACATCAACCTGGACGAGGCCCCGCTCGGCTGGTACTAG
- a CDS encoding Uma2 family endonuclease translates to MAPPAEKPEDVLPEPPVTPSEEAWRGMTPEARHKFLVEVIDALSDPRLTMGDGRPHFNAKRRATDRLRRHFDALHRVIYLAEEMNVLYPGERAFCPDILAVLDVPEPEDDERMAWVVVDEGRGIDLAIEVVYEGNRKKDLVDNVERYARLGIPEYFVYDRKRQDLRGYRLPSPDARRYQRIVPQGGRHASGVLGLDLAIVDGRLEFFYGMAAIFGTEDLIGRLQGMMQSLETKAEQARTEAEQARTEAEQARTEAEQARTEAEQALTSLHDSLLAIVAARGISCSAGDRERVRSCTEPETLQRWLVRAATVGSMAEVLAE, encoded by the coding sequence ATGGCACCTCCGGCCGAGAAGCCCGAAGACGTCCTGCCCGAACCGCCCGTGACGCCGTCGGAGGAGGCGTGGCGCGGGATGACGCCCGAGGCGCGGCACAAGTTCCTCGTCGAGGTGATCGACGCGCTCTCCGATCCTCGGCTCACGATGGGCGACGGCCGGCCGCACTTCAACGCCAAGCGCCGGGCGACCGACCGCCTGCGCAGGCACTTCGACGCCCTTCATCGCGTCATCTACCTGGCGGAGGAGATGAACGTCCTCTACCCCGGCGAGCGAGCCTTTTGCCCGGACATCCTTGCCGTCCTAGACGTGCCTGAGCCCGAGGACGACGAGCGCATGGCGTGGGTGGTCGTCGATGAAGGGCGGGGGATCGACCTCGCGATCGAGGTCGTCTACGAGGGCAACCGGAAGAAGGATCTCGTGGACAACGTGGAGCGATATGCGCGCCTCGGGATCCCCGAGTATTTCGTCTACGATCGCAAGAGGCAAGACCTCCGCGGGTATCGCCTCCCGTCACCGGACGCGCGTCGTTATCAGCGCATCGTGCCGCAGGGCGGCCGTCATGCGTCGGGCGTGCTCGGTCTCGACCTGGCGATCGTGGACGGCAGGCTCGAGTTTTTTTATGGGATGGCCGCGATCTTCGGGACCGAGGACCTCATCGGGCGGCTCCAGGGCATGATGCAGAGCCTGGAAACGAAGGCGGAGCAAGCGCGGACGGAGGCGGAGCAAGCGCGGACGGAGGCGGAGCAAGCGCGGACGGAGGCGGAGCAAGCGCGGACGGAGGCGGAGCAAGCCCTCACGAGCCTGCACGACAGCCTGCTCGCCATCGTCGCGGCCCGGGGGATCTCCTGCTCGGCGGGTGACCGCGAGCGCGTCCGGTCCTGCACCGAACCCGAGACGCTCCAGCGCTGGCTCGTCCGGGCCGCGACGGTCGGGTCGATGGCCGAAGTGCTCGCGGAGTAA
- a CDS encoding M12 family metallopeptidase, translated as MSRQLVGFDVVDGLAVMEGDMMLGPATLVPFRHGMPQRPAGDVKGAMGVASRADLWPRGEIPYVIDGSVHPSTVESIHWAVAHLNTTQLRLRPHAGDADYVVFRSSGAGSGCSSYVGRIGGPQEIEVADCGRGSVVHEVLHAAGFYHEQSRNDRDQFITVMWDDIDPSYRWNFEKKGGAGQDIGSYDYQSIMHYSARAFSRTGRPTIVPRDPNAKIGQREGLSQLDRAAIGALYGDGGGPALPVPQPTLPFPGTSFPFPMAGFPLPSLPFPTSFPLPTTTTPAPAPAPPPVPAAPVSFTGTYSSTRGPMQCAENTSMVACSFQDGGAQGRLDCVKDAGSVALSCTWMTFVPRPGAGRASLRRASTSDPNLAGTWGNLQSEADGGRWDATRQ; from the coding sequence GTGTCCAGGCAGCTCGTGGGTTTTGACGTCGTCGACGGCCTGGCCGTCATGGAGGGCGACATGATGCTCGGCCCGGCGACGCTCGTGCCCTTCCGTCATGGGATGCCGCAGCGCCCCGCCGGGGACGTCAAGGGCGCGATGGGCGTCGCGAGCCGCGCCGACCTCTGGCCGCGGGGTGAGATCCCTTATGTGATCGACGGCTCCGTGCACCCCTCCACGGTCGAATCGATCCACTGGGCCGTCGCGCACTTGAACACCACCCAGCTCCGCCTCCGCCCCCACGCGGGCGACGCTGATTACGTGGTTTTCCGCAGCAGCGGCGCGGGCAGCGGGTGCAGCTCGTACGTCGGCCGCATCGGGGGCCCCCAGGAGATCGAGGTCGCCGACTGCGGGCGCGGCAGCGTCGTCCACGAGGTCCTGCACGCGGCTGGCTTCTATCACGAGCAATCGCGCAATGACCGCGACCAGTTCATCACCGTCATGTGGGACGACATCGACCCTTCGTATCGGTGGAACTTCGAGAAGAAGGGCGGGGCGGGGCAGGACATCGGGTCCTACGATTACCAGAGCATCATGCATTACTCGGCCCGCGCCTTCAGCCGGACCGGCCGGCCGACGATCGTCCCTCGCGACCCGAATGCGAAGATCGGCCAGCGCGAGGGCCTCTCCCAGCTCGATCGGGCTGCGATCGGGGCGCTCTACGGCGACGGCGGGGGGCCGGCGTTGCCCGTGCCGCAGCCGACCCTGCCTTTCCCCGGCACCTCGTTCCCGTTCCCGATGGCGGGGTTTCCTCTGCCGAGCCTGCCCTTCCCCACCTCGTTCCCGCTGCCCACCACGACCACGCCCGCGCCTGCGCCTGCGCCGCCGCCGGTCCCGGCCGCGCCGGTATCGTTCACGGGCACCTATTCGAGCACGCGCGGGCCGATGCAATGCGCGGAGAACACCTCGATGGTGGCTTGCAGCTTCCAGGACGGGGGCGCGCAGGGCCGCCTCGATTGCGTGAAGGACGCGGGGAGCGTCGCGCTCTCCTGCACCTGGATGACGTTCGTCCCGCGCCCCGGCGCCGGCCGCGCCTCGCTCCGGCGCGCCTCCACGTCGGACCCGAACCTCGCCGGGACCTGGGGCAATCTCCAGAGTGAAGCCGACGGCGGGCGGTGGGACGCGACGCGGCAGTGA
- a CDS encoding DUF4377 domain-containing protein, giving the protein MASALRQALLSAALFTAACEPSATQSSATVPVGATTEEANPDAPPVPTSEAKESPAKPGQKTLFVREQRVDCEGEGPMRCMQVRASADAEWELFYGKIEGFSYEEGYTYELRVAPLAATGPRADGPSGRLELVEIVSKEKVEP; this is encoded by the coding sequence ATGGCCTCCGCATTGCGTCAAGCGCTCCTGAGCGCCGCCCTCTTCACCGCCGCCTGCGAGCCGAGCGCGACGCAGAGCAGCGCCACCGTCCCCGTCGGCGCGACCACGGAGGAGGCGAACCCCGACGCGCCACCCGTCCCGACGAGCGAGGCGAAAGAATCACCCGCGAAACCCGGGCAGAAGACGCTGTTCGTGCGCGAGCAGCGGGTCGACTGCGAGGGCGAAGGCCCGATGCGGTGCATGCAAGTCCGCGCGTCGGCGGACGCGGAATGGGAGCTCTTTTATGGGAAGATCGAGGGGTTTTCCTACGAGGAGGGCTACACCTACGAGCTCAGGGTGGCGCCTCTGGCGGCGACGGGGCCGAGGGCGGATGGGCCGTCGGGCAGGCTCGAGCTCGTCGAGATCGTGTCGAAGGAGAAGGTCGAGCCGTAA